In the genome of Microcoleus vaginatus PCC 9802, the window TTACTTCAACAAATTCACAGCGCCGGAACCACCATCCTTTTAGCAAGTCACGACCTCGATTTCATCTACCGCTGGGCGGATTGGGTGTTTGTAATGGATCGAGGAAAACTGATTTTAGAAGGAACACCAGAAACCGTTTTTGCTCAGCGGGATGTCTTGGAACAATTGCAGCTTGGTGTACCACTGGCGATCGAGCTTATGGAGCAAATAAGGGCGATGTTTCCAACAGAAGATCGCTCAAAAATCCCCGCTTTCGAGCAATGGCAACAACAAATTTTACAAGCACGTCGGCTGCTTTAACGAGACTTAGACAATTGATAATTGGCGTTGCTGATTCACGGTATGAATTACCTTTTCGCTTGAAGTTACAAAACTCACCAGACTTGGCTTATAGCAATTGGGAAATCTGAAATTCATACCTGTATTCAGCCACGCCGTTTATAGCAATTGGGAAATCTTGAATTCATATCTGTATCCAGCAACGCCGCCCGTGGGGGTAAGTTCAGATTACACATTACCCATTATCAAAAATTGATTTAGGAAAAAGGCGATCGCCCCACTGCCGATCGGCACAGTCAGATTGTCAATTCCCAGCTTGGAAACCGACTCCAAAGTAGCAGCAGCCAAAGCTACAACAGCAGACACAGCCCAAGTTTGCCAAATATTGCCTTGAACCGTCAGCAAAATCAAACTGCTAACAGCAAAACTCACCAAATACATAGTTGCAGAACCTTCCCAACTCTTCTGGATTCCCCCAACTCGATAAATATGTTTGCCGTATTTCTGGCCGATGACAGCAGCCAATCCGTCGCCCCAAGTCATGACTAAAATGCCCAAAGCAGCGTACTCCTGATGCTGTAGCGGCCAAAACCAAGCTACGAGAACGCTGATACTAACAGCATAGAAAAAAGTCCCCAAACTCTTGCGGTTGATACTGTTAAGACTGGGCAAAATCGGAACTTGGTAAGAAATTAGGGCGATCGCACCT includes:
- a CDS encoding phosphatidate cytidylyltransferase, producing the protein MSIFSEIPTVWLQISLVGIWLGLILLVAEGLNRFTSVDPEVSRKVVHIGTGNVILLAWWLEIPGWVGISAGVLAGAIALISYQVPILPSLNSINRKSLGTFFYAVSISVLVAWFWPLQHQEYAALGILVMTWGDGLAAVIGQKYGKHIYRVGGIQKSWEGSATMYLVSFAVSSLILLTVQGNIWQTWAVSAVVALAAATLESVSKLGIDNLTVPIGSGAIAFFLNQFLIMGNV